The DNA region GAAAAATAATATAGGACCCGTAACCCTGAATACACGAAGTATCTCCTAGACAGGTCAGTAAAATCTAGGATAGAATGTTTAAAACGCCTCCCTCTATATACTTTCAGACATCGTCTTAGAGCCTTTGCTTTTCATCTCTAAACATCTCACTCGGCAGCCACCTAAGACAAAGGATAAGAACCACGGAAAGCACTATGAGCACCACCCAGGCCAGGTAGCCCAGCAATATTTGCTCACGGACGCCCACTGCAAATATTGATGTAGACAGCCCAGGAACAAAAGATCGGACAATGCCAGAGCATGATTCTGCAACGGCATTAAGCGTGCCCAGGGCTCTGGGGTTCGGAGAGACCTTGTTGATAGCAAGCTGCACCCCTGTGAAGGCCATCCAGACGCCTGGCCCGACGAACGCGACGATGCACCCAACGACCCATGTCAAAACGCCCATatgatggccatggccttctTGTTGTCTTAGCAGGGCGTTTATGACGATGTAACCGGCAAAGAAGAGCGGGAATGCGACGGCGCAGACTGCCAAGACGCCCTTGGTCCCGATTCGACGCTGCAGCAAGGGGAATACAATCAGGAGCCAcaacgcctcgctgccgccctgtATGGTCATGTAGATTGTGATTTCAGAGGGCGAgcagcccatgccgcccagaTCAACGGACGTGTAAAGTGCGATCGGGAGCAGGGCCACAAAGGCATACGAAAGCAGCATGACTTGCCCATAGATGAAGAGGACAATGGCCACCCCCGGACCCTTTATCAGCTGCCACGTCGAAGCCTGCTCGGGTACTCGTTGCTGgaccaaggacgaggacgaggacgacttTTGCAGCGTCTCGTCGAGAAAGACGGCGGAGCTAACAGCGCCCGTGACACCAatcgccgccacgacgaaTCCCGGCAGTGCATAGGCATACCGGTCGAAAAActcgatgccgccaaagacgGAGGGATACTGGCTCGCCGGGTCCGCCAAGGCACCTCCAACTATgggcccgacgaggacgcccaTGTTGCTGGCAAATGAGTACCAGCTAAAGGCCCGggcctgcgtctgcgtcgtgCAGTGCTCCCCGACCATGGTGCGTATTATGAGATCGGCGCTTGAAAAGACGCCCGTGAGGCACCGAAACAAGATCATCTGCCAGAGCGTCGTGGCCATGCCGAACAGGGCAGGCCCAACAGCCATGCCGACGAGGCTGTACACGAGCATTGGCTTGCGGCCGAAGCGGTTCGCCAGGGAGCTCCAGAGCATCATGACGGCCATCTGAGCCATGGAGAATAGTGACTCTATGGCGCCGCTGTAGAATccgacgtcggcgtctgcCACGTGTGCGTTGCGTTGGACCATCTGGGCAATGTATGGGAAGATGGAGTAAAAGGCAATGGGCTCCATCAGCCGTGCATAGCACAGCAGCAATATCTGAAACGTGGGCAGCGGCTTTTCTTTATCTCGATgatgttgttgctgctgctgctgctgctcgacgcgcgcatcctcgccatcgtctggtggcgccgaggccgaggtaTAGGACGGGATTGACGCCGAGTCAGTGTCCAAGTCTGCAGCATTGTCTGTTCGGTGGCCTTTTGTGAGCAGAGGCGTATCTACTGTGGCGTCCGAAGGCCGACCGGTCGTGTCTGGAAACGATGGCATTGCGTTCGCTAGAGGCTGGTGGTCTCCGGAGGTGTGGTGCGTCTGAATTTCATGTGTTTGGCGCGCTATCACGACGTACTACGAGCCACACAAGCAATTCATGGCTCGCTTGGACGAGTGCAGGTTGCACACTCTTCATTCTCATCCAGAAATGACTATTTCACTACAATTGAACCGACACGTTGACCGCCACTTTCGCGCAACACAGCGTAACCCCAGCCAAGGCTACGGGCTGCCTGTGATTGGCGTTTAtcgtttttttcttctttttttttctttgtcTCGGATGCTGGTCTGAACGAGACccaagtacagtatatgGAGTACGGAGTATACACAAATGCAACCGGCGATACTTACTTGACTAGGTCATAACTAGCAGTAAACGACGAGACAGGGATGgcatggggaggaggggccgaGTGCCCTGTGCCGTGTGTACACGTGTCTCTCGCCTATTCATCTTGATAGCTAATACGATGGCTAATAAGAAGTGGGATCAAGGCCTTACGAGCTGAACCTGCGCATGGCCAAAGGCAGAATGTGCATACGAGCGACCGCCGATCAGAATGGcctataatataatataatatagtaGAGCTACCCACCCCCAACCGGGAGCAGTATAACGGACACAATCCCCGGCGTCAGAGAAATCGGCGTCTGTTGTAATGGATCCTCGTCCACCGGCTCCCAATGGCTGTGTTGCCCAAGATGTTCATGTCCAGGGCTCATGTCCGCAAGTTGCCCAGTCGGCATGGTCAAACGGTAGCGCCGAAGCGTCCAATGATTTTCGATCAGATATCTTCACCAAGCCGACATTGCCCATGCTAGgggccatcgtcgacacCAGCCTTGGGGACGATGAGTTCCATGAAGACTCAACAACCCATTCTTTGCAGGCCtacgtcgccggcctggtgGGCCACGAAGCCTCGCTTCTCGTCTTGTCGGGTACTATGGGCAACCAGGTGGCCATCCGGGCTGCTCTTAGATCCCCCCCTTATTCTCTCGTCGCCGATAATCGAGCCCACGTTGCCACATATGGTGCCGGAGGCATGTCAACCATCTGTGGCGCCGTTATCAAGCCCGTCATGCCATCCAATGGCCATCACTTGACTCTAGACGACGTCCAGCGCCACAGCACCACGACGGAGACAATGTACGACTACCCAACTAGAGTGATAAGCTTGGAAAACACCCTTTTGGGTACTATAATGCCCCTCGCCGATGCTCGTGCCATCTCCCAGTGGGCGCGTtcgcagacgccgccgatcCATATGCACTTAGACGGAGCTCGTGTCTGGGaggccgttgccgccggaGCCTTTACCCTGCGGGAGATTGCCCAATGCTTCGACAGCATGCAGCTATGTTTGGCCAAGGGCATCGGGGCACCcctcggcagcgtcgtggtTGGAAGCTCCCGCTTTATCGAGCGGGCGAGATGGAGCCGACACTTTATGGGTGGCGGGATGCGCGCGTCTGGAATAAttgccgcgccagccaggGTGGCCATTGACAATGTCTTTTTGGGCGGCAAGCTCAAACGGCCCCAGGAAATGGCCAGACGCGCCTCTGCTCTGTGGGAACAACTCGGAGGCAAGCTTCTAGTGCCAACCGAGACAAACATGGTGGTGCTGAACCTCGAGGCATCGGGCTTGGCCCCTTTAGAGTTTCATGTCATGGCTCGCAAGTTTGGCGTTAAAACCATGGACTTGGTGGGCGCTCGCATTGTCTTTCACTACCAGGTTTCTGAGGATTCGTTCCAACGGCTCTGTGACTTGTTCGAGGCTATTATGACACAAGGGAGTCGTGTTTGAGAGTTGGGGGAATGGGCGAGCATAGGGGTCAACTAataatagtagtagtagtagtagtagtaggaaTATTGGCAACTTGTGGCTTACACAAATCATCGACGGTGAACACAAGAAACTACTGCTCTCTATTTCGTGCTGGTGCTAAAACCATACGCTACACCCAACG from Purpureocillium takamizusanense chromosome 3, complete sequence includes:
- a CDS encoding uncharacterized protein (COG:S~EggNog:ENOG503NVHV~antiSMASH:Cluster_3.3~SMCOG1005:Drug resistance transporter~SMCOG1005: EmrB/QacA~TransMembrane:12 (i78-98o118-138i150-169o175-195i207-229o249-273i306-327o347-366i378-400o412-435i447-467o487-507i)), which encodes MPSFPDTTGRPSDATVDTPLLTKGHRTDNAADLDTDSASIPSYTSASAPPDDGEDARVEQQQQQQQHHRDKEKPLPTFQILLLCYARLMEPIAFYSIFPYIAQMVQRNAHVADADVGFYSGAIESLFSMAQMAVMMLWSSLANRFGRKPMLVYSLVGMAVGPALFGMATTLWQMILFRCLTGVFSSADLIIRTMVGEHCTTQTQARAFSWYSFASNMGVLVGPIVGGALADPASQYPSVFGGIEFFDRYAYALPGFVVAAIGVTGAVSSAVFLDETLQKSSSSSSLVQQRVPEQASTWQLIKGPGVAIVLFIYGQVMLLSYAFVALLPIALYTSVDLGGMGCSPSEITIYMTIQGGSEALWLLIVFPLLQRRIGTKGVLAVCAVAFPLFFAGYIVINALLRQQEGHGHHMGVLTWVVGCIVAFVGPGVWMAFTGVQLAINKVSPNPRALGTLNAVAESCSGIVRSFVPGLSTSIFAVGVREQILLGYLAWVVLIVLSVVLILCLRWLPSEMFRDEKQRL
- a CDS encoding Low-specificity L-threonine aldolase (EggNog:ENOG503NWDM~antiSMASH:Cluster_3.3~COG:E), which produces MLGAIVDTSLGDDEFHEDSTTHSLQAYVAGLVGHEASLLVLSGTMGNQVAIRAALRSPPYSLVADNRAHVATYGAGGMSTICGAVIKPVMPSNGHHLTLDDVQRHSTTTETMYDYPTRVISLENTLLGTIMPLADARAISQWARSQTPPIHMHLDGARVWEAVAAGAFTLREIAQCFDSMQLCLAKGIGAPLGSVVVGSSRFIERARWSRHFMGGGMRASGIIAAPARVAIDNVFLGGKLKRPQEMARRASALWEQLGGKLLVPTETNMVVLNLEASGLAPLEFHVMARKFGVKTMDLVGARIVFHYQVSEDSFQRLCDLFEAIMTQGSRV